A window of the Paenibacillus woosongensis genome harbors these coding sequences:
- a CDS encoding glycoside hydrolase family 30 protein: protein MHSTKQLSDAVEVWWSSEADPGKLKWFEGPRDIPYRLSRQPDIALTLPQATETTRITITPSHAGQQILGMGTSMEETTISNLARMSPARREEVLRLLVDEESGIGLNLIRITLGTSDFTGQTFYTYNDMPEGVTDFEQRYFSIEKDVGLGIVETIQQLIALAPQVRIFASSWSPPAWMKTSGSLKRGSLKEGPEYTAALAKYYRLAIQAYQEHGIPIYAMTLQNEPLFETDYPSCYMPPERQRELAVALRQELDQHGLETKIWIFDHNFSDAWAYVTPILNDAAGCGAVDGIALHDYEGSPEVMSEIHAAYPDKPIYLTERSLWGTAGADRMAQYFRNYACSYNAWVTMLDSNISPHQWLGTPGPTMMIQDAADADNYWIIPEYYLLGQYTRFVEPGAYRVASDYGSRETVTNVVFRNPGGELIAVVINQSESEQEFCVLCEGRQWTAKLPAKTVGTYRWRAGAGTVYC, encoded by the coding sequence ATGCATAGCACAAAACAACTCTCCGATGCCGTCGAAGTATGGTGGAGTTCAGAGGCCGATCCGGGGAAATTGAAATGGTTTGAAGGGCCGCGCGACATTCCCTACAGGTTGAGCCGGCAGCCGGATATCGCTTTGACGTTGCCGCAGGCGACGGAGACGACTCGTATCACGATCACGCCAAGCCATGCCGGTCAGCAGATATTGGGCATGGGCACCTCGATGGAGGAGACCACGATCAGCAATCTGGCGAGGATGAGCCCCGCCCGCCGGGAGGAGGTTCTACGGCTTCTGGTCGATGAGGAATCGGGCATCGGGCTGAACCTAATCCGGATTACACTGGGAACCTCGGATTTTACCGGACAGACCTTTTATACGTACAATGATATGCCCGAAGGGGTAACCGATTTTGAGCAGCGGTATTTTTCGATAGAAAAGGATGTTGGGCTCGGAATCGTAGAAACCATTCAGCAGCTGATCGCGCTGGCGCCGCAGGTTAGGATATTTGCCTCCTCCTGGAGTCCGCCAGCCTGGATGAAGACGAGCGGCAGCCTGAAGCGGGGCAGCTTGAAGGAGGGGCCGGAGTACACTGCGGCCTTGGCGAAATATTACCGGCTAGCCATTCAGGCCTACCAGGAGCACGGGATTCCGATCTATGCGATGACTCTGCAGAATGAGCCGTTGTTCGAGACGGATTATCCGAGCTGCTATATGCCGCCTGAGAGGCAGAGAGAGCTGGCCGTCGCCTTGCGGCAGGAGCTGGATCAGCATGGGCTGGAGACGAAAATATGGATTTTTGATCATAATTTCAGCGATGCTTGGGCATACGTCACGCCTATTCTGAACGATGCAGCTGGATGCGGCGCCGTTGACGGGATTGCGCTGCATGACTACGAAGGCTCACCAGAGGTCATGAGCGAAATTCATGCCGCTTATCCGGACAAGCCGATCTATTTGACGGAGCGTTCTTTGTGGGGAACGGCCGGTGCAGACCGGATGGCGCAGTATTTCCGCAATTACGCCTGCAGCTACAACGCCTGGGTGACGATGCTGGACAGCAATATCAGCCCGCATCAATGGCTCGGAACGCCGGGACCTACGATGATGATCCAGGATGCTGCGGATGCAGACAACTATTGGATCATCCCGGAATATTACCTGCTGGGGCAGTACACCCGGTTCGTGGAGCCGGGGGCGTACAGGGTAGCCAGCGATTATGGCTCCAGGGAGACCGTGACGAACGTCGTTTTCCGCAATCCGGGCGGCGAACTCATTGCCGTCGTGATTAACCAGAGCGAATCGGAGCAGGAATTCTGTGTGCTCTGCGAAGGGCGGCAGTGGACGGCCAAGCTTCCAGCGAAGACGGTGGGAACCTATCGTTGGCGAGCCGGCGCGGGCACAGTTTATTGCTAA
- a CDS encoding extracellular solute-binding protein, with the protein MLKTKKRLSLLLVLSLMITLLAACGGGTASNSPGNEGTEKAANGEGAAGEKLEKVKLTWYLVGDAHKDQSKIVAEWNKMLERDLNTTVDLKFTTWNDWMTKYNLLLTSGEKIDMIFASSWADFYKLSKQGAFLDLKDLLPQYAPVTWGNVPKEDWDSVTVSGGIYAVPNTNPEYTPLGYVYREDWRKEFGLPEFTDLDSIEAYLDAVKTQKKVIPINGAAYENVNSLYKFWNDFQLIGGDVIGATSYDNPRDIQILPYTEEFEAWVKRMKTWEQKGYWNKNALSSNQEAGDFIKTGQGAIYWRNPSSAGGFINEVKAKNLDMEIGYFPFSRFHNYVIPTLPSSNAMAIPKSSVNPERSLMVLDKLRNDPEYFNLMTYGIEGTHWAKGEDDKTIVIPAPGVNLDETPRYDIASWGWRYEPNMKKEKGGWDGLDVLKEEFKPISKPDIFGPIYLDYAPVKAELAAVNQVFEQYGKPLMLGLTSDVDASLKTYREKLKTAGVDKLLEYIQEEANKYFDERGIE; encoded by the coding sequence ATGTTAAAAACCAAGAAACGCTTGTCGCTGCTGCTGGTGCTATCGTTAATGATCACTTTGCTGGCGGCCTGCGGCGGGGGTACAGCGTCCAATTCGCCAGGAAACGAAGGTACAGAAAAAGCGGCGAATGGGGAAGGAGCGGCCGGAGAGAAGCTGGAGAAGGTGAAGCTGACCTGGTATCTCGTCGGCGATGCGCATAAAGATCAGAGCAAAATCGTTGCCGAATGGAACAAGATGCTGGAAAGAGATCTGAATACGACAGTTGACCTCAAGTTTACGACGTGGAACGACTGGATGACCAAGTATAACCTGCTGCTGACGTCCGGCGAGAAAATCGATATGATTTTCGCCTCCAGCTGGGCGGATTTCTACAAGCTCTCGAAGCAAGGGGCATTCCTCGATCTGAAAGACCTCTTGCCACAGTATGCGCCGGTCACTTGGGGGAACGTCCCGAAAGAGGATTGGGACTCGGTAACGGTCAGCGGAGGAATCTATGCGGTGCCAAATACGAACCCGGAATATACGCCGCTGGGCTACGTTTACCGTGAAGATTGGCGTAAAGAATTCGGTCTCCCTGAATTTACGGACCTGGATTCCATCGAAGCCTATCTGGATGCCGTAAAGACGCAGAAGAAGGTCATTCCGATTAACGGAGCAGCCTATGAGAATGTAAACAGCTTGTATAAATTCTGGAATGACTTCCAATTGATTGGCGGCGACGTCATTGGCGCAACATCCTATGACAATCCGCGCGACATTCAGATTCTTCCGTACACCGAGGAGTTTGAGGCCTGGGTGAAGAGAATGAAGACATGGGAGCAAAAAGGCTACTGGAACAAAAACGCGCTTTCTTCCAACCAGGAGGCAGGCGACTTCATTAAAACCGGCCAAGGCGCGATTTACTGGCGCAACCCGTCCAGTGCGGGCGGATTTATCAATGAAGTGAAAGCGAAAAATCTGGATATGGAAATCGGCTATTTCCCATTCAGCCGCTTCCACAACTATGTCATTCCAACGCTGCCGAGCTCGAATGCCATGGCAATTCCTAAGAGTTCCGTCAACCCTGAGCGTTCCCTGATGGTGCTGGATAAGCTGCGCAACGATCCGGAATATTTCAATCTGATGACTTATGGCATCGAAGGCACGCACTGGGCGAAAGGCGAGGACGACAAGACGATTGTTATTCCTGCGCCGGGGGTGAATTTGGATGAAACGCCGCGTTACGACATTGCCAGCTGGGGCTGGCGCTATGAGCCGAACATGAAAAAAGAGAAAGGCGGCTGGGACGGATTGGATGTGCTGAAGGAAGAATTCAAGCCAATCAGCAAGCCGGATATTTTCGGACCGATTTATCTCGATTATGCGCCTGTTAAGGCTGAGCTCGCAGCCGTAAACCAAGTGTTCGAGCAATATGGTAAACCGCTTATGCTTGGATTGACCTCGGATGTTGACGCTTCCCTGAAGACATACCGCGAGAAGCTGAAGACCGCAGGCGTCGACAAGCTGCTGGAGTATATCCAGGAGGAAGCGAACAAGTATTTTGACGAAAGAGGCATTGAGTAA